In Fibrobacter sp., the sequence ATTTCTACGGTGTTATTGTCGATTCCGTAATTCGTTTCAACAAAGTGTTCGTTCAGTCTTTCGCGAAGGTCGTGAATGCCGTAGTATTCACCATTGTAGAATACCACCACCTGACGGTTACGCTGATAATCTACGGAGGATCCTTCTACGATTGCAGTCATTGCCGGGTCACCCACAAGGTCGCCTACGTAGCGGTTTCCGCTATTGCGCAAGTTAAAGCCCCTGAACTTGTTCACTTCCGGGCGGACCGTGAACAAGTTGTACTTCAGCTTCTTTTCGTTATACTGCTTCTTGATCTTGATTGCCACGGGCTTCTTGGGATAAGTACGGCTGTAGTTTCCCATCAGAGAAATACCGGCGTCGACTTCCCAGGCCTTGCCGCTGCTGCGGCTACCATTTTCAAAAAATTCCACATGAACAGGATCTTCGGTTTCATCCATCAGGCCGGGGCATCCGTAGGGATCATCACCTTCGCATCGTGACGTGTTCACATAGACTCTTCTAAAGAAGGAAGGGTCCACACTGATGGCCACCACCGGCATGGAAACGGTTTCACCAACAAAATAAGTCTGAGTGGACTTTCTTAGTTCATATCCGCCCTTGGCTTCGACACAGCGAACTACCGTATTCTTGGTAATTGTCAAAGGCCAATCCAAGACTTCCTCATAGTCCATAGGATCCCCACCGTCGAGAGTGCAGTAAATCTGCCCGCCCTTTACAGGCGCCGGTTCAGGAATGGTAAAAGATTCAGCATAGAAGCCCGCAGGCGGCAACAGCTTCGGAGACAGGTCTACCTCATCTTCGTCTTCATCCCCTTCATCCTTGTCTTTATCACCAGAAGGTTCTTCCACGTTCTTGATCATTTGTTCCAAGAACCAGGAGTAAAGAGAATCTGTTCCAAACAGACTGTCAGGAATCACAAGGCTATCCAGGTCGAAGGTAAAGTCTCCAAATTCACTTTTGACTTCAACAACTTTTGAATCTTCACCACTACAACCGCACAGTCCAAAGGCGCACAAGGAGCTTGCTATCAAGAATGCAAAAAGACTTTTTTTGAATTTCATAATTTAAAATATCGCCTAGTTATGTAAAATTTAGTTTAAACAAAACTGCTGTTCAAAATAAAAAAACACCTATGTGATATTCACTAAACAATAAACCCCGGCACAATGGCCGGGGTCCAAACAACATCTGTTAAAGGAGAAGACTAAAGCAATTCTTCCTTAATCCAGTATCCATATGCATATATGGCCGGACCATCCTTAACATTGCAATTCCATGCTTGACTTTTGTAAAGTTTTCTCTGAATCGAAGCCTCGGCTAGATTCTCACCAGAACAATTTTCAATCAACGCTCCCATTCGTATATAGTTATTCGAGGACATACACATATCTCCGGTTCTTGCAACACCGACCAATAGAATAGAATCCTTTTGAACGGACTGCACAACTTTTCCTGAAGGTTGGTTTGTATCTCCAATAATCATCAGGTAATAATCACATGTCTCGCTAGATTGATGTTTTTCAATCCGTTCCTTGATTCCAGGAAAGAAAATATCTAGACTATCCTTATCCAGTTTACGAACACCTTCGACCAAATATTCTTCAGGAACATTCGCCGGAGAATAGCCAGTTCCATTGTAAGCCAACACCGACGAATCAAAAGACAATTCCTGTGGATTATCAGTAAACTGCCTAGCATATTCCTCCAAGGAACCGCTAACCTTAGGAATCCACACGTTTGAAGATCCGTATTCATTGTCTTTAACAAAACTAGATGAAGACAAAGTATCAACTGTAGAACCTTCCCGACTATCAGACGAGGGCGGCGTATTGTATTCTCCATTCGATTCAACATTTTCAGACTGTCCACCATTTTCCTTGTTCTGAACCGACGCCAAGTTTCCTGGATTATCTTCAACAGTCACACTTTCTCCAGATCCGGAATCACAGCCTACAAGGGCTAATAACGTAGCAATGAATATAAACTTG encodes:
- a CDS encoding CotH kinase family protein — translated: MKFKKSLFAFLIASSLCAFGLCGCSGEDSKVVEVKSEFGDFTFDLDSLVIPDSLFGTDSLYSWFLEQMIKNVEEPSGDKDKDEGDEDEDEVDLSPKLLPPAGFYAESFTIPEPAPVKGGQIYCTLDGGDPMDYEEVLDWPLTITKNTVVRCVEAKGGYELRKSTQTYFVGETVSMPVVAISVDPSFFRRVYVNTSRCEGDDPYGCPGLMDETEDPVHVEFFENGSRSSGKAWEVDAGISLMGNYSRTYPKKPVAIKIKKQYNEKKLKYNLFTVRPEVNKFRGFNLRNSGNRYVGDLVGDPAMTAIVEGSSVDYQRNRQVVVFYNGEYYGIHDLRERLNEHFVETNYGIDNNTVEMVKQKKDVVTPSAGDGHYYAELLAFVASNDFSGENNEAYAKVQTMMDVGNYADYLAAQFYLKNADWPSNNMRAWRSPGQPFKFMLFDTDQSLEWQWVSSDFKMNGGNMFKWMRNDRGEGRTGPGYFANIYVKLMENPDFRRMFANHGAVMLNEYLTEERLEKSLSAVNAQIPGSEIERDMKKFRRDYCGFYPGMCGEFDARGDMILYYSKGRNAALRADYRKEFGFGDDITVSVGANGGGYVTIDGMKLSRVNYTGTFFGGNSMLLKAEATTGIFKQWSDGVKENPRLVTPEDGSVFTAEFL